The sequence CAGGAACGGGAAAAGGAAGTGCTGCCGCAGCCATTGGCCGATCCGGCTACATACCCTTTGATCTGGAAAAAGAACGTTTTGTGGAAAGCTTCACGCTGGCTTTTGTTCCTCTCAATCTTTCACAATTTCCCGAAAGCATAATGGAATCCGAACTGTTCGGCCACAAAAAGGGCTCTTTTACCGGTGCCGTTGATGATTTCAAGGGAGTCTTTGCCCGCTGCTCTCCCCATGGGGCTATTTTTCTGGATGAAATCGGAGAAGTGTCGCCACCCGTTCAGATCAAACTCCTGAACGTACTGCAGGAGCGAATCTTTTATCCTGTGGGCAGCCATGAGCCTGTGCGCTTCCATGGCAGGGTCATTGCTGCCACCAATAAAAGCCTGCAAAAACTGCGGACGGAAGTCTTCCGGGACGATTTTTACTATCGCCTGTCTTCCGATATTATCGTTGTCCCTCCCCTGCGCCAGCGTATTCAAGAAGACCCCGAAGAGCTGCACACGCTTCTGGATCACACTCTGGCCCGACTTGTGGGAACACCATCTCCGGAATTGGCCCAAATGGTCAGGCGTACCCTCGCCCGCTCCCCTGGACCTGACTACGCATGGCCGGGCAATGTGAGAGAGGTGGAACAGGCCGTGCGCCGCATCCTTCTCACCTCCGTTTATGAGGGAGAACCCCGCGCCTCAGCCCGGCCCCTGGAGCAGTGCCTTCTGGAGGGCATGGAGTCCGGAACCCTCACCGCTCAGGAACTGCTAATGGCCTATTGTGCACGACGTTATGAGGTTGCCCGCACCTATGAGGAGGTTGCACGCCAGACAGGGCTGGACAGGCGCACGGTTAAAAAATATGTTTTGGGATGGAAGAAGGCACAACACCCGTAAAAAATACGGAAACCACTGAACTACCCCATGGCCTTTGCAAAGAACGGCGGATGGTGTATCCTCAAGCCCATCTACAGAACCCATCATCAATGTAAGGAAAAGGAGAAAGATATGCAGGAATGGATATGCACTGTGTGCGGCTATACGCATCACGGAACAGAAGCACCGGATACCTGCCCGGTATGCGGTGCCAGCAAAGCCGTCTTTGAAGCCACTGCAGCGGAAACAACCGGGCAGAATGCGAAGGATGCAGAAAAGAAGGAACAGAACCCCACGACCTCCAGATGGCGGTGCACGGTTTGCGGCTATATCCATGAAGGTGAGGAGCCTCCGGATATCTGCCCGCTTTGCGGTGCTGACAGAAGTGCCTTTGAACCTGCGGACAGCGCCGACCCTGAGAAGGAACCGGAAAACGAATCCAAGCGTCCGTTCTCCACCGGTGCCACGCCCTCCCTGCAGGGCAATCCCCGTGAGTGGGTAGACGAGCAGATTCTCCTGCACCATGCCCACCCCATTTCCGTTCATATCCCCAACGGGGTACTTCCCATTGCCGTTTTCTTTGCTTTCATCGGCATTCTCTTCAATGCCCAGGCATTTAAACTGGCAGCCTATTTTAACATGACCATGGTTTTTCTTGCCCTGCCTGTGGTCCTGTACACGGGTTTTGTGGAATGGCGCGGCAGGTACCGGTCAGCCATGACATCCATTTTTCGCACCA comes from Desulfobotulus pelophilus and encodes:
- a CDS encoding rubredoxin-like domain-containing protein, which codes for MQEWICTVCGYTHHGTEAPDTCPVCGASKAVFEATAAETTGQNAKDAEKKEQNPTTSRWRCTVCGYIHEGEEPPDICPLCGADRSAFEPADSADPEKEPENESKRPFSTGATPSLQGNPREWVDEQILLHHAHPISVHIPNGVLPIAVFFAFIGILFNAQAFKLAAYFNMTMVFLALPVVLYTGFVEWRGRYRSAMTSIFRTKIFCAAVATICVSIIVIWRSFSSEAEGFFYFLLHLVALGAIGIAGHLGGKLVFGKRG
- a CDS encoding sigma-54-dependent transcriptional regulator, with the translated sequence MPPRKRLSESERNFFELVFKAGMTNPFSDARSSLDTTIAGVFPETDKQERIRRMVEEVSRKIALLEKEGRTCLDAYDGRDKVLLRTTFLFELFYTFRRKFDALIESQIEAGTAPVRVPFTKDALALLHKRGLKTRHTFELAFQLRRAYHFIDRSLSGRSASMKRFRESLWNNVFTQNLDLYERYLVNRMEDFSTLILGETGTGKGSAAAAIGRSGYIPFDLEKERFVESFTLAFVPLNLSQFPESIMESELFGHKKGSFTGAVDDFKGVFARCSPHGAIFLDEIGEVSPPVQIKLLNVLQERIFYPVGSHEPVRFHGRVIAATNKSLQKLRTEVFRDDFYYRLSSDIIVVPPLRQRIQEDPEELHTLLDHTLARLVGTPSPELAQMVRRTLARSPGPDYAWPGNVREVEQAVRRILLTSVYEGEPRASARPLEQCLLEGMESGTLTAQELLMAYCARRYEVARTYEEVARQTGLDRRTVKKYVLGWKKAQHP